CCAACAGATGAGTACCTCTGTTGAATGCATGTTGAAATCTTCAATTCTTTTGAGCATATTATGAGCTAAATCTGCTGCAAGTTCAGGGGGCAGCTCAACAGAAACATTAGAGATTGTCTGTAAGAGAAAAACACGATCCCCAGCCCAAGCAACAGAAGTGGAATCTATACCATCTTCCTCTACACATGCATATCCTTGTGCAAATGGGCTTTGAATTTCCCCTCCCATGCCATACTTGTCAAAGAGCTCCCAATGATGATGGAGAAACTCCCAGTTGACTGCTTTTGCAAGGTATGCTGACACCTCTGATAGAAGAAACCAAGAGCCAGGTGGGGCTGTCCATTTCTCTATTGGCATGGATTTACTGAGCCACAGAGACTCAGATGTCCTTATGATATTCTGAAGAGAAATAGCAAATTTGTGCttcatcaatttcttctttcccAGGTTTGTGCAAATTTTCTTCACCCAAGGTGTCACCTCTCCATTGCAAATCTCTTTCAAAAGACTCAAAACTCCTTCAGGAAACACTGAGTCAACATCCGTTTCCAaaccttttgctttatttgaATTACGAAACCTGGATTCATCATGAAGAGGACTAACAGACCCTGTAGATACCCGTTCCAATACCAGTTCTAGAAACAAGTTCTCACATTCTTCTTGAATGCTAGACTCGTTATCAGCAATTAAGCGTGGAACAGAGTGTAGCCACTCAGTAGCCACCCTTTCATCCAGGAATGTTCTGAAGGCCTACAAAGTCAATGCAGAGTTCTAACATATAAGATCAGGTATtccacaaaaaataaattcataacaGGCACAATTCAAAAGGTTTAGTAAATAGATCAGGAGAATACATACTTATTCTGACACAGGcattaaaataaagtaatttCCACTAAGAGAAGCTTAATGAAGTGTATTTCTGATTATGTATATCGttaattctctttttctttcagaaattATGTATCTTGTCGAAACCATTAAAATCCCAAAGTTTAACCTACCCACTAAGAATATTGCAACACTTTGATCCAAATTGTCAGCAAATGCAGATGTGCCTCTACAAAGTGTGGTTAACAGAAACGTAATTGAGAATTTTCAATGAAACATAATCAGATTTCTGAAAGTGTCTCATACAAGACAACCATAATGAGCTAGATTTTGTGTTCCAGGTGGCTGGAAAGAAGTTAACAGGGTAACCCTTTTAAGATCAAAACCAAGATCAGTGCCCAAAAGTATACGTTgttcaaaaatataaatggaATACATGGAACTTCGGAGGCTATACAAAGTATACGACCAATTAGATGCCATACTTAATAACATCAACTACACATTTAACTAAAACATCAGCTCAATGAAGAGACGTTAGATGAAGCACAACATAAAATTTACCGCTGAAAGAGCTGAAATTGCTGTTTTACGTATGCTAACAAGTGGATCAGAACAAGCCATGCCCATTGTCTTGAGCAAGCCTCCATCAAAGTCACTACCTAGAATGGCTATCAACTTGGTAATTAAAAGAAGTGCAGCCTTCCTTACACCTGCCTTCTCATCCATGCAccttttaattaaaatttcattcatcCAACCCTTCGGCCTTTGGTCACTTGCATTGCCAAGCCCCATAACTTCTTCCAGCACAGCCTGACCCCTATCATCACCTGACAATAAGCCCACCAGCTGTGACAAGTTTGACAAAGCACGGCCTCGAACTCCAGCAACTACATCTGAACAACGTTGAATCAAAGCCTCTAAGCATTTCAGACCCAATGAATCGTTCACTTCACTTTCTGAATTCAACCCCAATGTATCTCTCAACGATGTCACTAGCACCAGAATAAGGTCAACAGCCAAGAGCCTCAAGCTAGCTTTCCCTTGAGTCATCTTCACTACATAACCCACAAACCCCATTTGGTcctcaaattccaaaaatcTAACAATCTCCATGATAGACTCTACAGCCAAAGCCCGAGGCTCAGACTTCTCCGGTGCCTTTTGAACCAAGTACCTCGGAAAATTCACCACTGCTTTCCTGACTCTATCAAGCGTCTTGGCCGCACTCATCATTCGATTCGTCACGAACCCCAATGCAAATGCCCGCACTTGAGATTTATGCTGAAGAATCATCGGAGACAATGACTTCAACACCTCGGCTGCAATGTTAGCTTGGTCCTCATGCTCAGGTATGAACACTTTAAGCAAAATCTGCGAGCACAGATCGGTCAGTCTGCTATAACTGCCTGAATTACCGCATACTTCAAGCGCCATCACTGGAATTTCAGCCACAGTTTGAACCAAAGACTTCAAACTATCCGGAAAGCGGTCCAAATGAATCAACCCCATTACAAGTTCCAACCTTTCAAGAACAGTAAACAAGACCCTCACATCAAATTCACTCTCTTCCCCATCACAATCTTCATCGTGAGAACTCTGGGCACAATTCTTCAAACCCCGATTTCTGATGCGgccctttcttttcttattagCGGCCACGTGGGACCCATGGCTTGATTCACCTGGAGGACGATGCTTGAGGGACCGGCGAATGGattggaggagagagagaaagtccATGGGGTTGAAGAGAGTGCAGACAGGGGAATTGGGtgagaggagaagagagaggtagACTTTGGAGGCTGAAAGGGCGAGATGGGTACGGCCCAAATCCATGGCGGAGGCGATCGGACGGACGAGATTGGACGAAGAGAGGGACTTGGAGGAGAGCTCGTCGTGGAGGCGGTCCATGAGTTCAGGGTCATCGTCGGCGAGGGCGTTGTCTAAGAGGGTTTGAAGGTCTGAGAGGGTGGAATCGGAGATGGGTAGGGTTTGGCGGTCTGAGGGGTTTTCAGAGTGGCGGAGTTCTTCGAGCTCTGTGACTATTCGAGTTATGGCTTCCTCCATGGCTATTTGGTTTGAGGTCACCAGCACTGGGAAAATGGATGGCTGCAGGAGGccccctttctctctctggttGGCCctgattttcaaattttgggtttcccgcttcttctttttttgtttttggaagaAAATGCCGAGTTTTCagacgaaaaaaaaatttaaacaaaaatgaaagtaaCGCTATTGTTAATTAGTTATCACCTCATCCTTGTACGGAGATAATATTCTGTATGTTtaatttctgatttatttGTCAATTAATTACCAAAACTTTTGTGAATTATTAATAAAGTTGAGTAGAAAATGAGGTGACTTGTGAAATAAGTACAGCCAAGTTAAGTGCAAAAGGAGATGACGAATAGGTGGCAGGGATCCCAATCCTCAACATTTAGCTTTTGTGCATTTATCCGCATTTTGGTAAATCTAAACCGCTCAACCAATCTAACGACTTGACACATGACATGTCATTAAACTTTTAaaacatatttttattatttccaCAAGTGATGTCCTACcttaagagcatttccagcagtttGCCCCTTGCCATGACAAGGGGAACCCTAGGGCAactactattcatgtgaatagcgGCTGCCCTAACCCCCCTAACaaagtgtgtttccagcagttgtcttttgccatggcaaatactattcttctttttttgtatttttacaactttttttacttaaacaattaatttagataatattttcggataagattttattttattagttttattggtttgtatttataggaaaaaaaaagtatgaggatttggtgttaaaagtgaagagttcAAACTTCTTGTATACCTTTTTTACATCAATAATATTCTATTGCTTatcatcaaaaaaaaaaaaaaaaagtgaagagtattggttggtatttatagacacTGGCGAACCCATAATTTTTGTAGCggaggtgcaatattgactaagtatgaaaaatgatttttcagaataatcattttctcaagataattttttgcggcttttattccttacacatcaaataagaaaacttgattttatgaaattttaatatgaagcatatattgcactaaaaccgatttttcatattttgatttggtgggaatttgattttctagtatttttatttgaatccaaatggggggtacttccttatttacattgtaaacttaagtaaatggagtaatataaaaataaatgaaagtaaaaggacaaagaaaataaggtatagagaaaaaaaatcattaatttttttggtatttttttaaatttttatacatttttttattgcacaaacaTTGGCTACCGTTGGATTGCTGGAAAAAATATGATCGAAGAGCCTAGCACGCGCCACGTggatgatttaaaaaaatttggacgcAGGGCTGACGTCGACGTGACGTCAGCATGCTGACATTAGCCTTgccctcgggccagcccgGTCTGCTGGGTCCCACCATTTGTCCGGGCTTGCTTTTGTTGCTGGAAATCACTTTTTTGCCCAAacccccccagcccgagtccaaccttagctgctggaaatgctctaataGCGTTAACGTTAGATTGGTTGAGTGGTGCTAAGTCATGTGTTGGAAATAACGTTAGACTACCTTATCTgcattttggaaatttaaaaaatatattttaaaagtttaaTGACATGTCGTGTGTTAAGTCGTTAGATTGGTTGAGCATTTACCGAAATGCAAATAAATACACATAAGCTACATACAAAGGCTCAGGATCCGGTTGGCAGTGTGTCTTATAAGAAAAATGTAATTGAAGCTTTGGGGTTCAAGATTTTGAAAGATGTGATGTCTAAAACACACACTGTTTGGAACTCAAAAATTGAGTTAAAATAGTTTATGGTGGAAGATGCTCCTAATAAAGTAGCTATATAGAGTTTCACTTGAAAAGTTGTTACTGATTCAAGATTTAGATCccttgacccaaaaaaaggcCAAATGCCCATGTAGGTTGTTGGATTTTCCACTTTTATCCATGTAGTTTTAATCCTCACAATTTAACCCATGTAGTTCGATATCATTGTAATTCAAGGACACGTTCAAATTTCATTCGATTCGAAGCTTTATCCAGTTCCAACCCCAGACTGATTCTGTTGAGTCAACATGCTCGGTATCCTTGAGTGAGTTGGGTAAAGCAAACTCCCTGCTTGGACGAGCACCAGGGAACGGGAGAATTATCACTACCGCTGGCAGTCCAGAATCCAGTCCAGATGCTGATTCATTTCTAAGTGTCATTGAATTGCAAGGGATTTAAAACTACATagataaaattgaaactaacGGGAACAAAGTggtaaacaaacaaactacATAGATAAAAAATGACTTTACGCctgaaaacaaaactaaaaaaccCCATATTCAAGAACACATATTAGTTATTGGATTTTCAATGACTTACCCATCTAATCAGCTCCAATGCCAACACCGACTGGTATAGAATCAAAGTCGAACTTGACTTTGGTCGTTTGGATGTGGCAATAAGTGCTCCACAGTACATCACATTGGCAAGGATGCGAAAGTTAAAAAAAGAGTTTGCA
The window above is part of the Prunus dulcis chromosome 1, ALMONDv2, whole genome shotgun sequence genome. Proteins encoded here:
- the LOC117614183 gene encoding condensin-2 complex subunit D3, with the translated sequence MEEAITRIVTELEELRHSENPSDRQTLPISDSTLSDLQTLLDNALADDDPELMDRLHDELSSKSLSSSNLVRPIASAMDLGRTHLALSASKVYLSLLLSPNSPVCTLFNPMDFLSLLQSIRRSLKHRPPGESSHGSHVAANKKRKGRIRNRGLKNCAQSSHDEDCDGEESEFDVRVLFTVLERLELVMGLIHLDRFPDSLKSLVQTVAEIPVMALEVCGNSGSYSRLTDLCSQILLKVFIPEHEDQANIAAEVLKSLSPMILQHKSQVRAFALGFVTNRMMSAAKTLDRVRKAVVNFPRYLVQKAPEKSEPRALAVESIMEIVRFLEFEDQMGFVGYVVKMTQGKASLRLLAVDLILVLVTSLRDTLGLNSESEVNDSLGLKCLEALIQRCSDVVAGVRGRALSNLSQLVGLLSGDDRGQAVLEEVMGLGNASDQRPKGWMNEILIKRCMDEKAGVRKAALLLITKLIAILGSDFDGGLLKTMGMACSDPLVSIRKTAISALSAAFRTFLDERVATEWLHSVPRLIADNESSIQEECENLFLELVLERVSTGSVSPLHDESRFRNSNKAKGLETDVDSVFPEGVLSLLKEICNGEVTPWVKKICTNLGKKKLMKHKFAISLQNIIRTSESLWLSKSMPIEKWTAPPGSWFLLSEVSAYLAKAVNWEFLHHHWELFDKYGMGGEIQSPFAQGYACVEEDGIDSTSVAWAGDRVFLLQTISNVSVELPPELAADLAHNMLKRIEDFNMHSTEINAHVKALRTLCKRKASNSEEADTLVMKWAHQLISKASQILEKFILDDSDAKRKGDFFTPPRSGTRKDKRAMAMSRSLSEAVTAAYTIGSLVIICPSADMTTAIPLLYTIITSGNSDPKADKLTRPKSSVNQTAPSLYIQAWLTLGKICLADGKIAKSYIPLFVKELEKSDSAALRNNLVVMMADFCVRYTALVDSYIPKITKCLRDPCELVRRQTFILLSRLLQRDYVKWRGVMFLRFLLSLVDESEKIRQLANFLFNNILKVKAPLLGYNSFVEAIFVLNDCHVHNGHSNAQGSRAESRLFSIRGNDENSRSKRMQIYVTLLKQMAPEHLLATFAKLCAEILAAASDGMLNIDDITGQSVLKDAFQILACKEIRIPSNRGSSADTGDIDEEGGDNGGASAKGRITQAVKKGLVQNTVPIFIELKRLLEIKNSPLIGSLMECLRIILKDYKNEIEDILVADKQLQKELIYDMQKYEAAKAKSTAAEAVANSKKTISFNSPVVSKIESVRHAQNKFGSKLQGDTQLASAMADAAAEATARSVLKEVNKGLQSPPLSALSVPKLKTCRGGRSGHSDLPFDVLESVRKRQNFDFNEEN